One Brevibacillus choshinensis genomic window carries:
- a CDS encoding Fur family transcriptional regulator translates to MKVEEALQILKDHGFKYTGKREEMIRICAAEKRYLSAKDIMERIKELYPTLSFDTVYRNISTFVELGILEETELDGEGKFRLACSADGHHHHHVICTECGKTSSLPGCPMNIMSAVPDDFQVTGHKFEVYGTCKDCVQHAN, encoded by the coding sequence ATGAAAGTAGAAGAAGCGCTGCAGATATTAAAGGATCATGGATTCAAATATACAGGCAAGCGGGAGGAGATGATTCGCATCTGCGCGGCAGAAAAGCGGTACCTGTCTGCTAAAGATATTATGGAGCGAATCAAGGAACTGTATCCTACCCTCAGCTTTGATACGGTTTATCGCAATATCTCCACTTTTGTGGAGCTGGGGATTTTGGAAGAGACGGAACTGGACGGCGAAGGGAAATTCCGCTTGGCGTGCTCGGCAGACGGTCATCATCATCACCATGTCATCTGTACGGAATGTGGGAAGACTTCTTCTTTGCCAGGCTGTCCCATGAATATCATGTCGGCGGTTCCTGACGATTTTCAGGTAACGGGACACAAATTCGAGGTGTACGGGACTTGCAAGGACTGTGTGCAGCATGCGAACTAA
- a CDS encoding L-aspartate oxidase has translation MIPRYIVDIDMHALPRKKTKVAIIGAGIAGLYTALQTSEYADVVLISKKGLDDSNTRWAQGGIAAVTAKSDSPALHRQDTLIAGAGLCSYDAVEVLVHEGPDRLKELIAYGTEFDRDDQGQYELTQEGAHSKRRILHANGDATGAEIVRALSARVMEQPNITVLEHHFAIDVITQEDECVGVIVRQPDGEIFFLEAEATVLATGGAGQLYRYTTNPEIATADGIGIAYRAGAVIRDVEFIQFHPTALYYPGAPRFLISEAVRGEGAILRNSNGERFMDKYHPQKELAPRDVVARAIVSEMEKAKTTNVFLDITHEPADLIKRRFPTIYQFCLQYGLDMVTDWIPVAPACHYMMGGVQTDLHGETSIKRLFACGEASSTGVHGANRLASNSLSEAVVFGHRISERIKHYAELPDIQPLTVVSEYRGQRTESSREQRVKLQKLMLRYVSVKRDEKGLRKALEELERMEQDYQYIPVEQEDFEYLNLLNAAVLTTRAALMREESRGGHYRNDFPDKDDLIWRKHLVQSIRAGVLEESGKNDVE, from the coding sequence ATGATTCCCCGCTATATCGTCGACATTGATATGCACGCTTTGCCTCGCAAGAAAACGAAGGTTGCCATCATCGGAGCTGGGATTGCCGGTTTGTATACAGCGCTGCAAACGAGTGAGTATGCTGATGTGGTGCTGATCAGCAAGAAGGGACTGGACGACAGCAACACGAGGTGGGCTCAGGGAGGGATAGCGGCGGTAACTGCCAAATCCGACTCGCCTGCCTTGCATCGCCAGGATACATTGATAGCAGGGGCTGGACTTTGTTCGTACGATGCGGTGGAAGTCCTGGTGCATGAAGGCCCGGATCGACTGAAAGAATTGATTGCATACGGTACGGAGTTTGACAGGGATGATCAGGGGCAGTACGAGCTCACCCAGGAGGGCGCGCATAGCAAACGGCGTATCTTGCACGCGAATGGGGATGCGACAGGAGCGGAAATCGTTCGGGCCCTCTCTGCGCGGGTGATGGAGCAGCCGAACATCACTGTGCTAGAACACCATTTTGCGATCGACGTGATCACGCAAGAGGATGAGTGCGTAGGAGTGATCGTGAGACAGCCGGATGGGGAGATCTTTTTCCTCGAGGCGGAGGCAACCGTGCTGGCTACGGGGGGAGCGGGCCAGCTGTACCGCTATACGACCAACCCGGAGATTGCCACAGCCGATGGAATTGGGATCGCTTACAGAGCGGGGGCTGTCATCAGGGACGTGGAGTTCATACAGTTTCATCCGACCGCTTTATACTACCCAGGTGCCCCTCGCTTCTTGATATCGGAAGCAGTCCGTGGGGAAGGAGCGATCTTGCGCAACAGCAATGGCGAGCGTTTCATGGACAAGTACCATCCGCAAAAAGAGCTCGCTCCCCGTGATGTAGTGGCGCGAGCGATCGTCTCTGAGATGGAAAAGGCGAAAACCACGAACGTTTTCCTGGATATCACACATGAACCGGCGGATTTGATCAAACGCCGTTTTCCGACGATCTATCAATTTTGCTTGCAGTACGGCCTGGATATGGTGACCGATTGGATCCCGGTAGCTCCTGCTTGCCATTATATGATGGGTGGCGTGCAGACGGATTTGCATGGGGAGACTTCGATCAAGAGACTGTTTGCCTGTGGAGAAGCGTCCAGCACCGGAGTGCACGGAGCGAATCGACTGGCCAGCAATTCCTTGTCTGAAGCGGTCGTATTCGGTCACCGCATTTCCGAACGGATCAAACATTATGCGGAGCTGCCAGACATTCAGCCACTGACCGTGGTATCGGAGTATCGTGGACAACGTACAGAAAGCTCACGTGAGCAAAGAGTGAAGCTGCAAAAGCTCATGCTCCGCTACGTGAGTGTGAAGCGTGATGAAAAAGGGCTGCGAAAAGCGCTGGAAGAGCTGGAGCGCATGGAGCAAGACTATCAGTATATCCCGGTGGAGCAGGAAGACTTTGAATACCTGAACCTGCTGAATGCCGCTGTGTTGACGACCAGAGCTGCCCTTATGCGGGAGGAGAGCAGAGGCGGTCATTATCGCAATGATTTCCCTGACAAGGATGACCTAATTTGGCGCAAGCACTTGGTGCAATCCATCCGTGCTGGCGTTCTTGAGGAGAGTGGCAAGAACGATGTGGAATAA